DNA from Halogeometricum sp. S1BR25-6:
CGCCTCGGCGGCCGGAATCTCGACGGTGTCGGTGTCGCCGACCTCGGCGCCGACGAGGGCGTCGTCGACCGACTCGAAGATGTGGCCCGCGCCGACGATGATGACTCGGGGTTCGAAGTCGTACTCGTCGGTGTCTATCTCGGCCTCCTCGGCCACCTCCTCGTCGGTCGTGTCGACGACGGTGTCGTCCTCGACCGTTCGGACCGTGTAGGCGAGGCGAACGAAGTCGCCGTCCTGAATCCCGCCCTCGGTCTCCTCCTCGGCGACCTCTTCTTCGACATCTTCCGCTGCATCGGCCTCCGCCTCGGCGGCCTCCGCCTGCTGTTCGTCACTCATACGCGCAACAATACCCGTGCGACCCTTAAGAATCACGTTTCGTCGATGGCAGAAACGGACCGCTCACGACCGCACGACCGAGTCGTTCGGCGGCGGCGAGGCGCCGTCGCGGGTCGACCCCGCACGCCCGGAGACCGGCGCGTCGCCCGTCTCCGGTCGTCTGCCCGCACCCCGCCGACCGGGCGAGTGCGAACGCGAACGTTTATGTTCGATACTGTAATCATTGTTAATGATGGGTGACTGTTGACATGGCACAGGAAGCGCTGTTCGCGGGTCTCGTCTTCGGAGTCGCCCTCGCGGCCGCCGTCGTCCTCGCCGGTCGCGGGCGGCGAGAGCACTCCGTGGCCGGCGGGTGGACGACGCGGACGTCGCCGTCGACGCTGTCGCGGACCGCCGACAGCCCCGCCGCGTGGACCGCGGCGTTCGTCGCCGTCGCGTTGGCGTTCGGCGGAGCCGGCGTCCTGTTCGTCGCCGGCGGGGACGTGCCGGCCGAACTGGCCGCCGTCGGCGGGGCGTTCCTCCTCGCCGCCGCGGTGCTCGTCTTCGGCCTCTACGTCTTCTACGGGACGTTCGTCTCCGCGCGCGGGCGGGGTCTGAAGAACGCGCAGGCCGCCCTGCTGGGCGTGTGCGCGCTCGGGTCGCTGTTCGTCCTCGCCGTCACCCTCAAACTGCTCGGCGCGTTCTGACCGTGAACGACCCTCCCGTCCGCGCGCCGTCGACCCGACTCCCCGCCCGCCTCGGAGCACTCGCGTTCGCCCTCGTCCTCGGAGCGGCGCTGTACTCCCGGCCGGCGCTCGCGCACGCGGGGTCGCTGGCCGGGTCGCTCCGGTCGGTATCCGCCCCGTTCTGGCTGGTCGTCCTCTCCGGCGGCGGCGTCGTCGGCGTCTCCTTTCTCTTCTCCAGTTTCGTCACCGACGCGGCCGCGCTGAACGCGCTCGCCCGCCCTCGCCGGCTCTTCGGGTCCCGCCGCCGACGCCGCGCCGCCGCCGAACGGGGTCGCCGACTCCTCGGCTGGGCGAGCGTCGCGGTCCTCGCACTCGTCGTGTGGACGGGACTGACCGGGCCGACGGTCCCGCTGGCGAACCTCGCCGTCCTCGTCGTCTGGGTCGGCTGGTGGGCGGGGTTCACCATGTTCACTTACCTCGTTGTCGACGCGTGGCCGGTCGTGAATCCGTGGCGGACGCTCGCGCGCGCCGTCCGTCGAGTCGCCGCCGAGAGAGAATCGGGCCGCGCACCCGCCCGACTCCCCATTCGCCTCGGCGCGTGGCCGAGCGTCGTCGGCCTCCTCGGCCTCGTCTGGGTCGAGGTGGAGAGCCCCGTCGCCTCGGATCCTCGCGTCCTCGCCGCCGCGGTCCTCGCGTACACCGTCGTCACCGTCGCCGGAGCGGTGCGGTACGGGCCGGCGTGGTTCGAGCGCGTCGACCCTGTCTCGCGCGTCTTCCGCCTCTACGGGCTGCTCGCACCGATTCGCCGCACCGACGACGGCCTCGCCGTCTCGGTGCCGGGGGCCGCGCTCGTCCGCTACCCGGAGGCAATGGCCGAGGACGACGCGGCGTTCGTCGTCGCCCTCCTCTGGGTGACGACGTACGACGGCCTCGCCGCCACCGCCGCGTGGGACGGCGTCCGCGACTGGGCCGCGGGCGTCGGAGCGCCCGGATGGCTCCTCGGCCTCGCCCTCGCGTTCGCCGGCTTCGCCTGCTTTCTCGCCGTCTACCGCCTCGCCGCCCGCCTCGCCCGCCGGACGGCCGACACCTACGTCACCGCGCGGTTCGTCGCCGGGTGGTTCGCACCCGCCCTCGTTCCCATCGCCGCCGGCTACCATCTCGCGCACTTCCTCGGCTACTTCCTCGGTCTGCTCCCGGCGTTCGTCGCCGTCGCCTCGACGCCGCTCTCGCCGCCCGCGGCCCTCCCCGTCCTCGCCCTCCCGGCGTGGTTCGGGGCGGTGCAGTTGGCCGTCGTCGTCGGGGGGCACCTCGTCGCCGTCTGGGTGGCGCACGCGCGGTCGTTCGACCTGTTCCCCGGCCGCCTCCAACCGCTCCGGAGCCAGTACCCGTTCGTCGCCGTCACCGTCCTGTACACCGTGATCAGCCTCTGGGTCGTCGCCCAACCGGTCGCCGAGGCGATACGATGAGGGCGGACGTCGCCCCCGAGACGGCGGTTCCCGACGGTGAGGACCCCCCGGCGACGTGCCCGTACTGCGGCCGCCCGTTCCGAACGACGCGGCTCCGCGCCCTCCACGTCGGCGAGGCGCACGCGGTGCGGCGGACGGACGCCGAACGGGAGGCGTACGAGTCCGCGGTGGTGGCGGAGGAGGACGACCTCTTCCTCTATCACCTGAAGGTGGTCGCGGCGCTCGGGAGCGTCTACGCCGCGTTCGTCATCCTCGGCATCATCGGGTTCAGTATCGCCGGGTGAACCGCTCGCGTCGCGGGAGCGGAGAGGCGAGAAGCCGGAGAGCGCTCAGTGCCCCGCTTCGTCCGACTCCTCCGGGTCCGGGAGGCGGGCGACGTGCGCGGTGAGGATACCGACCCCCGTGAGGGCGACGACGCCCCCGACCGGAACGAGCGTGGTCGTCATACCGGCGTACTCGCCGTACAGAAGCGCGACCAGTCCGACGACGAGCGCCGCCGTCGCGGCGCCGAGGGCGAGCAACTCTGCATTCATGTGGTTTGTGTTGTCACGACTCGTGTTAAAGACTCGCTCTCCGACGGCGGTGGAACGAAGTGCGCTCCGTCGAAACCGGCGGTCGACGTGCGCCTCCGTCGTCTCCCCGCCGAGGAACCCGCCGTCCGTCGCTACGTCGAGGAGTTGTGGCTGCCGTACCACCGCGAACTGGCGGCGACAGTCGCCGACCACGCCCTCGCCGAGGACGTCGACGTCGTCGACGAGGAGATGTCGTTCCGCCTCGACCGCCTCTCCTCGGAGGGCTATCGAACGTGGGTGGCCGTCGACGAACCGGCGGAGGGACGGACGGGCGGCGACGACCCGCTGACCGACCCCGAGAGCGCGCTCGCCGGGTTCGTCTCGGCGGACGTCGAGCGGTCCCCGAGCGTCTTCGACCGGCCCGACAGGCTGGTCGTCGGGGATATCTACGTGCGCGCGGCGTTCCGGGGGACAGGGCTCGCACACCGACTGGTCCGCCGGGCCGCGCGCTACGGACGGGAGGCCGAGTGCGGCGAACTCGCCCTCGACGTGGACGCGGACAACGAACGGGCGCGCTCGTTCTATAGTAGCGTCTGCAACTGGTTACTCATCCGACCGCACGCTGTCGTGCGGTCGAGTGTGTGATGACTTGCAGACGCTACTATACGACTCGCTGGGGTTCGAGACCCGTCGGCACCGGATGGTCGTCGCCGCGGACGAACTGGAAGGCGGAGGCGGCCCCTCACTCCGCTTCGCCCCCCGTCGCCGCGACGGCGACGAGGAGGAACACGCAGGCGGCGACGACGGCCCCCGGCGCGAACACGAGGGGCTTCGAAAGCGGTCCGCCGACCACCTTCAGCATCATCACCGTGATACCGAGCGCCATCGGGAGCGAGAACAGCAGGGCGTAGCCGAGGGCGCGCCGGTCGAACCGCCCCGCCGGCGAGTGTGTGTGGCTCACACGACACCTCAGAGGATGGAGTACGACGCGGCGAACGTCAGCGCCAGCGCCGCCGCGAGGCCGATTCCGATGAGGTACGTCAGCGACCGGGGTTCCCACCGCAGGTGCTGGAAGTAGGCGGCGACGAGCACCGCCTTCATCGCCGAGAGCACCATGATGAGCGCGAACGCCGTCCAGTAGGCCAGTCCGGCGAACTCGACCAGCACTTGCACCGTCGCCGAGACGAACAGTACGACGTAGATTGCCGTGTACAGTTTAGTGTTCATTTTTTATCACCTCACAGGATGTAGAACAGCGGGAAGAGGAACAGCCAGACGATGTCGACGAAGTGCCAGTAGAGGCCGAAGTACTCCACCGAACTGCTGTCCTCCAAGTAGGCGCCTCGCCACGCGCGCGCTATCAGGTACAGTGTCACGATCAGACCCACGATGACGTGCGCGGCGTGCAGGCCCGTGGTGAGGAAGAACGTCGAGGCGCGCACGTTCGAGGAGAGCCACAGACCCTCGTGGAACAGGTGGTCCCACTCGATACCCTTGTTGATGAGGAAGCCGACGCCCAGGAGGAACGTCGCGACGAGGCTGGCGACTAGCCCCGTTCGGTTCTTCTTCTCCGCGGCGACGAGGGCGAGGACGACGGTGAAACTGCTCGTCAGGAGGAGGTAGGTGTTCACCAGCCCCGGGACGGGGTTCTGAGGGATGGGCTCCCACGCCGTCCA
Protein-coding regions in this window:
- a CDS encoding DUF7410 domain-containing protein; translation: MRADVAPETAVPDGEDPPATCPYCGRPFRTTRLRALHVGEAHAVRRTDAEREAYESAVVAEEDDLFLYHLKVVAALGSVYAAFVILGIIGFSIAG
- a CDS encoding GNAT family N-acetyltransferase; the encoded protein is MRLRRLPAEEPAVRRYVEELWLPYHRELAATVADHALAEDVDVVDEEMSFRLDRLSSEGYRTWVAVDEPAEGRTGGDDPLTDPESALAGFVSADVERSPSVFDRPDRLVVGDIYVRAAFRGTGLAHRLVRRAARYGREAECGELALDVDADNERARSFYSSVCNWLLIRPHAVVRSSV
- a CDS encoding cytochrome C oxidase subunit IV family protein, whose product is MNTKLYTAIYVVLFVSATVQVLVEFAGLAYWTAFALIMVLSAMKAVLVAAYFQHLRWEPRSLTYLIGIGLAAALALTFAASYSIL